The segment CTGATGCAGGGCGAGGTGAGCCTGGACGGTATCGCCATGGCGCACCTGGACCCGGCCGACCTGCGCCGTGACGTAGGCTTGCTGGCCCAATACGCCAGGCTGTTCCACGGCACCCTGCGCGAGAACCTGACCCTGGGCGCCGGCCAGGCCAGCGATCAGGAGCTGGTGGCGGCGCTGTCGGCCACCGGTGCGCTGGATTTCGTGCGTCGCCTGCCCAAAGGCATGGATCACCTGATCCTCGAAGGCGGCCTGGGCCTGTCCGGTGGGCAGCGCCAGGCGCTGGTGCTGTCGCGGTTGCTGGTGCGCCAGCCGCAGGTGCTGCTGCTGGACGAACCTACTGCTTCGCTCGATGACATTACCGAGCGCCGGTTGTTGGATAACCTGGACCGCTTCTGCCAGGGCCGCACCCTGGTGATAGCCACCCACCGGTTGAGCGTGCTGCAACGGGTGGACCGCATCCTGGTGCTCGACGGCGGCCGTATCGTGATCGACGACGCGCGCGACGTCGCGTTGGCCAAACTGCAAGGAGCGCAGGCATGAGCAACCATGAACTTCCCGCCTCTTATCTCGATGGTCAGGATGACCAGGCGGTGTTTCGGGCCGGGCGCCTGATCACCCTGTGCGCGGTGATGCTGGCGGCATTCCTGGCTTGGGCTGCCTGGTTCGAGGTGACCGAGGTGTCCACCGGCACGGGCAAGGTCATCCCCAGCTCTCGCGAACAGGTCATCCAGTCGTTCGAAGGAGGCATCGTCGCGCAGATGAGCGTGGCCGAAGGTGACCTTGTCGAGCGCGGCCAGGTCCTGGCCCAGCTTGACCCGACCAAGACATCATCGAGCGTGGGCGAAAGCGAAGCCAAGTACCGCGCGGCCAAGGCCAGCCAGGCGCGGCTGCAGGCAGAGGTCACGGGCAAGCCGCTGAAATTCCCGGCCAGCCTGCGCGAGTCGCCCGAGCTGATCGAGGCGGAGACGGCGCTGTACACCACCCGCCGCCGTGGCCTTGAGCAGACATTGGCCGGTATCGAGGACTCGCTGCGGCTGGTGCGCAGCGAGCTCAAGATCACCGAAAACCTGGCGAAGATGGGCGCCTCCAGCCGCGTCGAGGTCATCCGCCTGAACCGTCAACGCTCGGAACTGGAGCTCAAGGCCACCGAGGCGCGCTCGGAGTACCTGGTGCGAGCCAGGGAAGAGCTG is part of the Pseudomonas parafulva genome and harbors:
- a CDS encoding HlyD family type I secretion periplasmic adaptor subunit; translated protein: MSNHELPASYLDGQDDQAVFRAGRLITLCAVMLAAFLAWAAWFEVTEVSTGTGKVIPSSREQVIQSFEGGIVAQMSVAEGDLVERGQVLAQLDPTKTSSSVGESEAKYRAAKASQARLQAEVTGKPLKFPASLRESPELIEAETALYTTRRRGLEQTLAGIEDSLRLVRSELKITENLAKMGASSRVEVIRLNRQRSELELKATEARSEYLVRAREELAKASAEADSLSEVIRGRSDSLTRLTLRSPVRGIVKDIEVNTLGGVVQPGGQVMKIVPMDERLLIETRIAPRDIAFIHPDQAAKVKISAYDYSVYGGLDGKVVGISPDTLQDEVKPEIYYYRVFIRTEQDSLQNKAGKQFAIVPGMIATVDIRTGEKTILDYLIKPLNRAKEALRER